One stretch of Sinomonas terrae DNA includes these proteins:
- a CDS encoding PrsW family intramembrane metalloprotease — MTSKAPWPPPDGRPGLPPQILWDVPAPPQPPHHRAPGLTALLLAGGVLVLAGLALVVPFLLSSTGTGGLAIGFVLSLVPLAIVLGTVAFVDRWEPEPKRLLAFALAWGSVVAVATTTLAQPVFMAVFAPMNADRDATLSFLATVEAPFVEEVSKGIGLLVLFLAARKYFDGPVDGVVYGMTIAAGFAFTENILYFGRAFANGTGSATGLVVVFMLRGILSPFTHAMFTGTLGAVIGFAARRWNAGLGIVAFVVGLIPAMFLHHLWNSSGDSFFFLYVAVQIPLFCVALAGIYLLRRADARLTHRRLTEYAVAGWFTPLEVDMLATPRGRRAGIRWAASRGRAPAMRQFIRVATELAYTRQRAVSGRDLSGYAIAEKGYLDEAGRLRDVIVAP, encoded by the coding sequence ATGACGAGCAAAGCGCCGTGGCCGCCCCCAGACGGGCGTCCCGGACTTCCGCCGCAGATCCTCTGGGATGTGCCGGCCCCGCCGCAGCCGCCGCACCACCGGGCTCCCGGCCTCACCGCGCTTCTGCTGGCCGGTGGAGTGCTCGTCCTCGCGGGCCTCGCACTCGTCGTGCCGTTCCTGCTGTCCTCGACCGGAACGGGCGGACTAGCGATCGGTTTCGTGCTCTCGCTCGTGCCACTCGCCATCGTCCTCGGCACGGTCGCGTTCGTGGACCGCTGGGAGCCTGAACCGAAGCGCCTGCTTGCGTTCGCGCTCGCGTGGGGGTCCGTCGTCGCCGTCGCCACGACGACGCTCGCCCAGCCCGTCTTCATGGCCGTCTTCGCGCCCATGAACGCTGATCGTGACGCCACGCTGTCCTTTCTCGCGACGGTGGAGGCGCCGTTCGTCGAGGAGGTCTCGAAGGGAATCGGTCTCCTCGTGCTGTTCCTCGCAGCCCGCAAGTACTTCGACGGTCCGGTTGACGGCGTCGTCTACGGCATGACGATCGCGGCCGGCTTCGCCTTCACCGAGAACATCCTGTACTTCGGACGAGCCTTCGCCAATGGAACGGGCTCCGCCACCGGGCTCGTGGTGGTGTTCATGCTGCGGGGCATCCTTTCGCCTTTCACGCATGCGATGTTCACCGGAACGCTGGGCGCCGTGATCGGATTCGCCGCGCGGCGCTGGAACGCAGGCCTCGGCATTGTGGCGTTCGTCGTCGGGCTCATTCCCGCCATGTTCCTGCACCACTTGTGGAACAGTTCTGGCGACAGCTTCTTCTTCCTGTACGTCGCCGTCCAGATTCCGCTCTTCTGCGTGGCCCTCGCGGGGATCTACCTCCTCCGCCGCGCCGACGCCAGACTGACGCATCGACGGCTGACCGAATACGCCGTCGCCGGTTGGTTCACGCCGCTCGAGGTCGACATGCTGGCGACTCCGCGGGGCAGGCGCGCGGGAATCCGGTGGGCCGCCTCCCGCGGGCGTGCCCCCGCGATGAGACAGTTCATCCGGGTCGCCACCGAACTGGCCTACACGCGGCAGCGTGCCGTGAGCGGTCGCGACCTCTCTGGCTATGCCATCGCCGAGAAGGGTTACCTAGACGAGGCAGGCCGGCTCAGGGACGTGATCGTCGCTCCCTGA
- the aroB gene encoding 3-dehydroquinate synthase has translation MSSDHTVIKVTGSQPQENYDVIVGHGLLGRLAPILGERVKRVLVVHPRALRATGDAVRESLESDGFTALTAEIPDAEEGKHIQVAAFCWQVLGQNDFTRSDAIVSVGGGAVTDLGGFVAATWLRGVRVVHIPTSLLGMVDAAVGGKTGINTAEGKNLVGAFHPPAAVLADLDALATLPRNELVSGLAEVVKCGFIADPTILGLIEGDPEGTTDPASATLRELVERSIAVKAEVVSSDLKESGQREILNYGHTLGHAIELAERYQWRHGAAVSVGMMFAAELARSVGRLDDAVADRHRSILQGLGLPTSYRGDRWQALLDGMRRDKKARGDLLRFVVLDDVARPGILDVPDTSLLFAAYQEIAEGIPA, from the coding sequence ATCAGCAGCGACCACACCGTCATCAAAGTCACGGGCTCACAGCCTCAGGAAAACTACGACGTCATCGTCGGCCACGGCCTCTTGGGGCGCCTTGCGCCTATTCTCGGCGAGCGGGTCAAGCGTGTGCTCGTCGTCCACCCGCGTGCTCTCCGTGCAACGGGCGACGCCGTGCGGGAGTCCCTTGAGTCCGACGGCTTCACGGCGCTCACCGCAGAGATCCCGGATGCCGAGGAAGGCAAGCACATCCAGGTCGCTGCCTTCTGCTGGCAGGTGCTCGGCCAGAACGACTTCACTCGCTCTGACGCGATCGTCTCGGTAGGCGGCGGAGCGGTGACCGATCTTGGCGGCTTCGTGGCCGCCACCTGGTTGCGCGGCGTCCGCGTGGTGCACATCCCGACCAGTCTGCTCGGAATGGTCGATGCCGCGGTGGGAGGCAAGACTGGCATCAACACGGCGGAGGGCAAGAACCTCGTCGGCGCGTTCCACCCGCCCGCCGCGGTGCTCGCGGACCTCGACGCCCTCGCGACCCTGCCGCGCAATGAGCTCGTCTCAGGACTTGCCGAGGTAGTCAAGTGCGGCTTCATCGCGGACCCCACGATCCTCGGCCTCATCGAGGGTGATCCTGAGGGCACCACGGATCCCGCTTCCGCCACGCTTCGCGAACTCGTTGAGCGCTCCATCGCCGTCAAGGCCGAGGTCGTCTCATCAGACCTCAAGGAGAGCGGGCAGCGGGAGATCCTCAACTACGGCCACACTCTCGGACACGCGATCGAGCTCGCGGAGCGCTACCAGTGGCGGCATGGGGCGGCCGTGAGCGTGGGCATGATGTTCGCAGCCGAACTCGCCCGCAGTGTGGGCCGGCTCGACGACGCTGTGGCCGATCGGCACCGCAGCATCCTGCAGGGGCTGGGCCTCCCGACTTCCTACCGCGGCGACCGGTGGCAAGCGCTGCTCGACGGCATGCGGAGGGACAAGAAGGCACGCGGCGACCTCCTGCGCTTCGTCGTGCTCGACGACGTCGCCAGGCCCGGAATCCTCGACGTCCCCGACACTTCCCTCCTGTTCGCTGCGTATCAGGAGATTGCCGAAGGAATCCCAGCATGA
- the nusB gene encoding transcription antitermination factor NusB — MSARGKARSRALDILFEAEQRSVAPSEVIQRRLERTDQQINPYTEEIVSGVVAKQGQIDEILRTYAQGWTLERMPAVDRVILRIGTWELLFNDEVPDGVAVSEAVALARTMSTDDSPAFVNGLLGRLQSLKPTLLA, encoded by the coding sequence GTGAGCGCCCGCGGCAAGGCCCGAAGCCGGGCCCTCGACATCCTCTTCGAGGCTGAGCAGCGCTCGGTCGCGCCGTCTGAGGTCATTCAGCGGCGCCTCGAGCGGACCGATCAGCAGATCAATCCGTACACCGAAGAGATCGTCTCGGGCGTGGTCGCGAAGCAGGGCCAGATCGATGAGATCCTGCGCACGTACGCGCAGGGCTGGACGCTTGAGCGGATGCCCGCCGTCGACCGCGTGATCCTGCGGATCGGCACGTGGGAACTGCTGTTCAACGACGAGGTTCCGGACGGCGTCGCGGTGAGCGAGGCCGTGGCCCTCGCCCGCACGATGTCGACCGACGACTCCCCGGCGTTCGTGAACGGCCTCCTGGGGCGGCTCCAGTCGCTCAAGCCGACGCTGCTCGCCTGA
- the efp gene encoding elongation factor P has product MATTNDIKNGTVLKIDGQLWNIIEFQHVKPGKGGAFVRTKMRNITSGKVVDRTFNAGAKIDTATVDRRDYQYLYKDGTDFVFMDTEDYDQIHISAEAVGDAANFMLENQNVLIALNEGAPLYIELPPSVTLEITYTEPGLQGDRSSAGTKPATLETGYEIQVPLFLETGTKVKVDTRDGSYLGRVND; this is encoded by the coding sequence GTGGCAACGACCAACGACATCAAGAACGGCACCGTGCTGAAGATTGACGGCCAGCTCTGGAACATCATCGAGTTCCAGCACGTCAAGCCCGGCAAGGGTGGCGCGTTCGTGCGTACGAAGATGCGCAACATCACTTCCGGCAAGGTCGTCGACCGTACGTTCAACGCCGGAGCGAAGATCGACACGGCGACTGTCGACCGCCGCGACTACCAGTACCTCTACAAGGACGGCACCGACTTCGTGTTCATGGACACGGAGGACTACGACCAGATCCACATTTCGGCCGAGGCCGTGGGCGACGCCGCCAACTTCATGCTCGAGAACCAGAACGTGCTCATCGCGCTCAACGAGGGTGCTCCGCTCTACATCGAGCTCCCGCCGAGCGTCACTCTCGAGATCACGTACACGGAGCCGGGGCTCCAGGGCGACCGCTCGTCCGCGGGCACCAAGCCGGCGACGCTCGAGACCGGTTACGAGATCCAGGTTCCGCTGTTCCTCGAGACAGGGACGAAGGTCAAGGTCGACACCCGCGACGGCAGCTACCTGGGACGTGTCAACGACTAG
- the pyrR gene encoding bifunctional pyr operon transcriptional regulator/uracil phosphoribosyltransferase PyrR has translation MAPAAADNGASRTAAPAQHALSGRVVLNAADIDRALTRIAHEILEANKGPQDLVLLGIPRRGYPLAVRLARKLASADPSIVAEQIVGQLDITMFRDDLSRQPTRPPSPTKLPAQGIDDKVVVLVDDVLYSGRTIRAALDALVDLGRPRIVRLAVLVDRGHRELPIRADHVGKNLPTSAVEKVRVRLAETDGPADGGFLEDHVAIESPAGADSEDQAR, from the coding sequence GTGGCACCTGCCGCAGCAGACAACGGAGCGTCACGGACCGCAGCCCCAGCGCAGCACGCGCTCTCGGGCCGCGTCGTCCTGAACGCAGCAGATATCGATCGCGCACTCACGCGAATAGCGCATGAGATCCTCGAGGCCAACAAGGGCCCTCAGGATCTCGTCCTCCTCGGGATTCCGCGCCGCGGCTATCCGTTGGCCGTCCGCCTCGCGCGGAAGCTCGCCTCGGCGGATCCGAGCATCGTCGCCGAACAGATCGTCGGCCAGCTCGACATCACGATGTTCCGCGATGACCTGTCCAGACAGCCAACCCGCCCGCCGTCTCCGACGAAGCTCCCGGCGCAGGGGATCGATGACAAGGTCGTCGTCCTCGTCGATGACGTGCTGTATTCGGGCAGGACGATCCGCGCCGCGCTCGACGCGCTGGTCGATCTCGGGAGGCCGCGCATCGTGCGCCTCGCCGTCCTGGTAGACCGCGGGCACCGCGAGCTGCCGATCAGAGCAGATCACGTGGGGAAGAACCTCCCGACTTCTGCTGTAGAGAAGGTACGCGTGCGCCTCGCCGAAACCGATGGCCCCGCCGACGGCGGCTTCCTTGAGGACCACGTGGCGATCGAGTCCCCCGCAGGGGCGGACAGTGAGGATCAGGCACGATGA
- a CDS encoding dihydroorotase, with protein sequence MTTATPASAASASNSTRYLVRGASLYGRERADLLIEDGRIAQVGSIADASGATVVDAEGLVALPGLVDVHTHLREPGREDAETVETGSRAAARGGYTAVHAMANSSPVADTAGVVEQVHSLGRRAGWVDVRPVGAVTVGLAGEQLAEIGAMANSAAQVRMFSDDGMCVHDPVLMRRALEYVKAFDGVVAQHAQEPRLTAGAQMNEGVVSAVLGLPGWPAVAEESIIARDVLLAQHVGSRLHVCHVSTAGSVEIIRWAKSRGISVTAEVTPHHLWLTDELVRSYDPVFKVNPPLRTQEDVDALRAALADGTIDVVGTDHAPHPSEHKECEWAQAAMGMTGLETALSVVQHTMVESGLIDWARVAEAMSVIPSGIGRVADQGRPLAEGEPANIALVDPSARWTVDPSKQATKGRNSPFVGRELPGRVVATFFRGHPTVLDGTLNAPRPESAAVVAQ encoded by the coding sequence ATGACCACTGCGACCCCCGCATCAGCGGCCTCTGCCTCGAACAGCACGCGCTATCTGGTGCGCGGTGCCTCGCTCTATGGACGGGAGCGCGCTGACCTCCTCATCGAGGACGGACGCATCGCCCAGGTCGGCAGCATTGCGGACGCGTCTGGTGCGACCGTCGTCGACGCCGAGGGCCTCGTCGCGCTTCCGGGCCTGGTCGATGTCCACACCCATCTGCGCGAGCCTGGCCGGGAGGATGCCGAGACCGTCGAGACCGGATCGCGGGCGGCGGCGCGCGGGGGCTACACCGCGGTCCACGCGATGGCCAACAGCAGCCCGGTGGCGGACACCGCGGGAGTGGTCGAACAGGTCCACAGCCTCGGGCGCCGGGCCGGGTGGGTTGACGTCCGCCCCGTCGGCGCAGTGACCGTCGGGCTCGCGGGCGAGCAGCTCGCGGAGATCGGCGCCATGGCGAACTCGGCCGCTCAGGTCCGCATGTTCTCGGACGACGGGATGTGCGTGCACGATCCCGTGCTCATGCGCCGCGCCCTCGAGTACGTCAAGGCGTTCGACGGCGTGGTGGCCCAGCATGCGCAGGAGCCGCGCCTCACCGCGGGCGCGCAGATGAACGAAGGCGTCGTCTCGGCCGTCCTCGGACTTCCGGGGTGGCCAGCCGTCGCGGAGGAGAGCATCATCGCGCGCGATGTCCTGCTCGCGCAGCACGTCGGCTCGCGCCTCCACGTGTGCCACGTCTCCACCGCGGGCTCGGTCGAGATTATCCGGTGGGCGAAGTCGCGCGGCATCTCGGTCACCGCCGAGGTCACCCCGCACCATCTGTGGCTCACCGATGAACTCGTGCGAAGTTACGATCCCGTGTTCAAGGTGAACCCGCCCCTTCGCACCCAAGAGGACGTCGACGCGCTCCGAGCAGCCCTCGCCGACGGCACGATCGACGTCGTCGGGACCGACCACGCCCCGCACCCGAGCGAGCACAAGGAATGCGAGTGGGCTCAGGCGGCGATGGGCATGACCGGCCTCGAGACCGCGCTCTCGGTCGTGCAGCACACGATGGTCGAGAGCGGCCTGATCGACTGGGCGAGGGTAGCCGAGGCGATGTCCGTCATTCCTTCGGGGATCGGGCGGGTCGCGGATCAGGGGCGGCCTCTCGCCGAGGGCGAGCCTGCCAACATCGCCCTCGTGGATCCGTCCGCGCGCTGGACTGTCGATCCGTCCAAGCAGGCGACGAAGGGGCGAAACTCGCCGTTTGTGGGGCGGGAACTGCCGGGCCGCGTCGTCGCGACGTTCTTCCGCGGGCATCCGACCGTCCTCGACGGGACGCTGAACGCTCCGCGCCCGGAGTCGGCCGCAGTGGTGGCGCAGTGA
- a CDS encoding PH-like domain-containing protein, whose amino-acid sequence MSDHLLTFVTSVIFVVLLVLLVALGWRARKRRQADVPVPPPFPEDPGSELFRAEGQYVTTTSAGDWLDRIAVHGLGIRTRADAVVCDGGVLFDRAGSGPLWVPAADLAEVRLGSGMAGKFVERDGLVVLEWRLGEKSLDTGFRTRRPEEKAALVAAIEDLMSAGRRDGSTPADQEEE is encoded by the coding sequence GTGAGCGACCACCTCCTGACCTTCGTCACCTCGGTCATCTTCGTCGTGCTGCTCGTGCTGCTCGTCGCGCTGGGCTGGCGAGCACGCAAGCGCCGGCAGGCAGACGTGCCGGTTCCGCCGCCTTTCCCGGAGGATCCCGGCAGCGAGCTCTTCCGGGCCGAGGGGCAATACGTGACGACGACGTCAGCCGGAGACTGGCTGGACCGGATTGCGGTGCATGGGCTCGGGATCCGCACGCGAGCGGACGCCGTAGTGTGCGACGGCGGTGTCCTGTTCGACCGCGCGGGATCCGGTCCCCTGTGGGTCCCCGCGGCGGACCTCGCGGAGGTCCGGCTAGGCAGCGGCATGGCCGGCAAGTTCGTCGAGCGCGACGGCCTCGTGGTGCTCGAGTGGCGGCTCGGGGAGAAGTCCTTGGACACCGGGTTCCGAACCCGACGACCAGAAGAAAAGGCTGCCCTCGTGGCAGCGATCGAAGACCTCATGAGTGCGGGACGCCGGGACGGCAGCACGCCAGCAGACCAGGAAGAAGAGTGA
- a CDS encoding tetratricopeptide repeat protein: protein MMIDRREWPDAGFPGIAVDPDTLNAVVVDEERCEAALEASGSLEDRAVVELARGHVSKAAELIVEARYHDPESFRLKVLELDVLRLGNRNDRALERVRQILAEVKGTAREATVQQYLGMIQFTRGQYASAEDAFAKALELRVAASADASLIYSSTVALGRAREERFGSSA from the coding sequence ATGATGATCGACCGGCGCGAGTGGCCCGACGCGGGCTTTCCCGGCATCGCCGTCGATCCTGACACGCTCAATGCTGTCGTCGTGGACGAGGAGCGGTGCGAGGCCGCCCTCGAGGCGAGCGGTTCGCTCGAGGACCGCGCCGTCGTCGAACTTGCCCGCGGCCACGTCAGCAAGGCCGCCGAGCTCATCGTCGAGGCCCGCTATCACGACCCCGAATCCTTCCGGCTCAAGGTGCTCGAACTCGACGTCCTGCGCCTCGGGAATCGAAACGACCGTGCACTCGAGCGGGTGCGTCAGATCCTTGCCGAGGTCAAGGGGACTGCCCGTGAGGCGACAGTCCAGCAATATCTCGGAATGATCCAGTTCACCCGGGGCCAGTATGCTTCCGCCGAGGATGCCTTCGCGAAGGCCCTCGAACTGCGCGTCGCGGCGTCCGCGGATGCGAGCCTCATCTACTCGAGCACCGTTGCGCTCGGGCGGGCGCGCGAGGAGCGGTTCGGCTCGTCCGCGTAG
- the carA gene encoding glutamine-hydrolyzing carbamoyl-phosphate synthase small subunit has protein sequence MTDVTNGAANHSTPAVLVLEDGRVFRGRSYGAVGTTLGEAVFATGMTGYQETITDPSYDRQIVVQTAPHIGNTGVNAEDPESTRIWVAGYVVRDPARRPSNWRSEGSLDDELARQGVVGIQGVDTRAITRHLREHRTMRAGIFSGEAAERSDKELLDEVLGSAPMEGSRLAEEVSVDESYTVEPRDHGWEDEPRFTIAAVDLGIKSMTPHRFAERGVRVHVLPASSTLDDVKAVSPDGFFMSNGPGDPATADAQVALLRSVLDEHIPYFGICFGNQILGRALGFGTYKLRYGHRGINQPVMDRRTGKVEITSQNHGFAVDAPLDGPTTAPEERYGRVEVSHVSLNDQVVEGLACLDIPAFSVQYHPEAAAGPHDAAYLFDRFIDLMDSQKTSQSEEAK, from the coding sequence GTGACTGATGTGACGAACGGGGCAGCGAACCACAGCACCCCGGCTGTGCTGGTGCTTGAGGATGGACGCGTGTTCCGTGGCCGTAGCTACGGGGCCGTGGGCACGACCCTCGGCGAAGCGGTCTTCGCGACCGGCATGACCGGATACCAGGAGACGATCACCGATCCCTCGTACGATCGTCAAATCGTCGTCCAGACTGCGCCCCACATCGGCAACACGGGCGTCAACGCCGAGGATCCCGAGTCCACCCGCATCTGGGTCGCCGGGTACGTGGTCCGGGACCCCGCACGCCGCCCGTCCAACTGGCGCTCCGAGGGAAGCCTCGACGACGAGCTCGCGCGGCAGGGCGTCGTCGGCATCCAAGGCGTCGATACGCGTGCCATCACTCGGCACCTCCGCGAGCACCGCACGATGCGCGCAGGCATCTTCTCCGGTGAGGCTGCCGAGCGCAGCGACAAGGAGCTGCTCGACGAGGTGCTCGGGAGCGCGCCGATGGAGGGCTCGCGCCTCGCGGAAGAGGTCAGCGTGGACGAGTCCTACACGGTCGAGCCCCGTGACCACGGCTGGGAAGACGAGCCGCGCTTCACGATCGCCGCCGTCGACCTCGGTATCAAGTCGATGACGCCGCATCGCTTCGCCGAGCGCGGCGTGCGGGTTCACGTCCTTCCCGCCAGCTCGACTCTCGACGACGTCAAGGCTGTCAGCCCCGACGGATTCTTCATGTCGAACGGCCCGGGCGATCCCGCCACGGCCGACGCGCAGGTTGCGCTGCTCCGTTCCGTGCTCGACGAGCATATCCCGTACTTCGGCATCTGCTTCGGCAACCAGATCCTCGGCCGGGCGCTCGGCTTCGGCACATACAAGCTCCGGTACGGCCACCGCGGGATCAACCAGCCGGTCATGGACCGCCGCACGGGCAAGGTGGAGATCACGTCCCAGAATCACGGCTTCGCGGTCGACGCACCCCTCGACGGCCCGACGACGGCGCCTGAGGAGCGCTACGGGCGTGTCGAGGTGAGCCACGTGAGCCTCAACGACCAGGTTGTCGAGGGCCTTGCCTGCCTCGACATCCCCGCATTCTCGGTGCAGTACCACCCCGAGGCGGCGGCCGGTCCCCACGACGCCGCCTACCTGTTCGACAGGTTCATCGATCTCATGGACAGCCAGAAGACCTCTCAGAGCGAGGAAGCGAAGTAA
- a CDS encoding aspartate carbamoyltransferase catalytic subunit, producing the protein MKHLLSTRDLTPGDAIAILDTAEEMAAVNDREVRKLPALRGRTVVNLFFEDSTRTRISFEAAAKRLSADVINFAAKGSSVSKGESLKDTAQTLEAIGADAVVIRHSAAGAPHRLAMTDWIQAAVVNAGDGTHEHPTQALLDAFTLRRHLARVSGTQSAGADLAGAHVVIVGDILHSRVARSNVWLLTTLGASVTLVAPPTLLPIGVEHWPCDVSYDLDSVLDQAPDAVMMLRVQAERMNASYFPSTAEYSRLWGLGDERFDRFSTPAFKDTVILHPGPMVRGLEISSTAADSDRSQVLRQVANGVSVRMAVLYLLMSAKESAR; encoded by the coding sequence ATGAAACATCTCCTCTCAACCCGTGACCTGACCCCCGGTGATGCGATCGCCATCCTCGACACCGCCGAGGAGATGGCCGCCGTCAACGACAGGGAGGTCCGCAAGCTCCCCGCGCTGCGGGGCCGGACAGTCGTCAACCTCTTCTTCGAGGACTCGACGCGGACACGGATCTCGTTCGAGGCGGCCGCCAAGCGGCTCTCTGCCGACGTCATCAACTTCGCGGCCAAAGGCTCGTCCGTCTCGAAGGGCGAATCGCTCAAGGACACCGCGCAGACGCTCGAGGCAATCGGTGCGGACGCCGTCGTCATCCGCCACTCCGCTGCCGGCGCGCCGCATCGGCTCGCCATGACGGATTGGATCCAGGCCGCGGTGGTCAACGCCGGCGACGGCACCCACGAGCACCCGACTCAGGCGCTGCTCGATGCGTTCACGCTGAGGCGCCACCTCGCTCGCGTCTCGGGGACGCAGTCGGCTGGCGCCGATCTCGCAGGTGCGCACGTCGTCATCGTGGGCGACATCCTCCACTCGCGAGTCGCGCGCTCGAACGTGTGGCTCCTCACGACCCTCGGCGCGAGCGTGACCCTCGTAGCGCCGCCCACCCTGCTGCCCATCGGCGTCGAGCACTGGCCCTGTGACGTGAGCTACGACCTCGACTCGGTGCTCGACCAGGCGCCCGACGCGGTCATGATGCTCCGTGTGCAGGCCGAGCGCATGAACGCCTCGTACTTCCCCTCGACGGCTGAATACTCGCGCTTGTGGGGTCTCGGTGACGAGAGGTTCGACCGCTTCAGCACGCCGGCCTTCAAGGACACCGTGATCCTCCACCCCGGGCCGATGGTTCGAGGCCTCGAGATCTCCTCGACGGCCGCCGATTCGGACCGCTCGCAGGTGCTCCGCCAGGTCGCCAACGGCGTCTCGGTGCGAATGGCCGTCCTCTATCTGCTCATGTCCGCGAAGGAGTCTGCCCGATGA